Proteins from a genomic interval of Euleptes europaea isolate rEulEur1 chromosome 18, rEulEur1.hap1, whole genome shotgun sequence:
- the LOC130490365 gene encoding ribonuclease pancreatic-like, translated as MLPKGPLLSCLLLFSILFLVSSVDASLADYQSFLRRHVDPRRTTLNPHIYCQRIMREKSLTSPTCTRKNTFIHTRNSQLKVICGVGGMHYNSSLSDSLVSYLITTCYSMGGTPPALCRYRGSSERRRIRVNCFKGIPVRLREILIARP; from the coding sequence ATGCTTCCGAAGGGACCCCTTCTCTCCTGCCTGCTCTTGTTCTCAATCCTCTTCCTGGTCTCCTCGGTGGACGCGAGCCTAGCCGATTATCAGAGTTTCCTGCGGCGGCACGTGGACCCCAGGCGGACGACCCTGAACCCCCATATCTACTGCCAGCGGATAATGAGAGAGAAGAGCCTGACAAGTCCCACCTGCACGAGAAAAAACACCTTCATCCACACCAGGAACAGCCAACTCAAAGTCATCTGCGGGGTCGGAGGAATGCACTACAACAGCAGCCTGTCGGATAGCCTGGTCAGCTACCTCATCACTACCTGTTATTCCATGGGGGGTACCCCCCCAGCACTCTGCAGATACCGGGGCAGTAGCGAGCGGCGGAGGATCCGCGTGAACTGCTTCAAAGGGATCCCCGTGCGTTTAAGAGAAATCCTCATCGCCCGGCCGTGA
- the LOC130489335 gene encoding ribonuclease pancreatic-like: MSPKISFWLLLRLAVLLAAVLVQSGEGATYRDFQNRHIDFPKANAPNANSYCNLMMRRRGLTRRSCKPTNTFIHGRPNDIQNVCRGGGTLVNRRRQLYDSRRRFSVTTCRNRGRHPNCNYVGRQENRRIRLGCRSRQPVHFDRLR; this comes from the coding sequence ATGTCTCCCAAGATCTCCTTCTGGCTGCTCCTCCGTTTGGCTGTCCTCCTGGCGGCTGTGCTGGTCCAGTCCGGCGAAGGGGCCACCTACCGGGATTTCCAAAACCGGCACATCGATTTCCCGAAAGCCAATGCCCCCAACGCCAACTCCTATTGCAACCTCATGATGCGGCGGAGAGGCCTGACCAGGCGCTCCTGCAAACCTACCAACACCTTCATCCATGGCAGGCCGAACGACATTCAGAATGTTTGCCGCGGAGGAGGGACACTTGTGAATCGCCGCCGGCAACTGTATGACAGCAGGCGGCGTTTCAGCGTCACCACCTGCCGCAACAGGGGCCGCCATCCTAACTGCAATTACGTCGGCCGACAAGAGAACAGGAGAATCCGCCTGGGCTGCAGAAGCAGGCAGCCGGTACACTTCGACAGGCTCCGGTAG
- the LOC130489332 gene encoding angiogenin-like codes for MRPLAGACCFLLLMLVAEWLPGSSCADNPRYKKFLTQHRDNPKSSTKGPYCESLMSKRGLTKPQCKQVNTFIHGSTKQIRAVCGKGGVASGKLRRSLKPFRVTTCTLKGGSPRPPCKYKENTSPRNIIIGCEGGWPVHYEEGRIVPAV; via the coding sequence ATGAGGCCTTTAGCAGGCGCCTGTTgtttcctgctcctgatgctggTGGCTGAATGGCTGCCCGGGTCCTCCTGTGCTGACAATCCCCGCTACAAGAAGTTCCTGACCCAGCACCGGGACAATCCCAAGAGCAGCACCAAGGGCCCGTACTGTGAAAGCCTGATGAGCAAACGCGGCCTGACCAAGCCCCAGTGCAAGCAAGTGAACACCTTCATCCACGGCTCCACGAAGCAGATCCGGGCCGTCTGTGGCAAAGGGGGGGTGGCCAGCGGGAAGCTGCGGCGCAGCCTGAAGCCCTTCAGGGTCACCACCTGCACCCTCAAGGGCGGCTCGCCCCGCCCGCCCTGCAAATACAAAGAGAACACCTCGCCCAGGAACATCATCATTGGCTGCGAAGGGGGATGGCCCGTCCACTATGAAGAGGGCCGGATCGTGCCCGCTGTCTGA
- the LOC130489342 gene encoding angiogenin-like: protein MRPLEGACCFLLLMLVAEWLPGSSCADNPRYKKFLTQHRDDPKSNIKGPYCEGMMSKRGLTKPQCKQVNTFIHGSTKAIRAVCGKGGVPDGKLRRSKQHFKVTTCTLKGGSPRPPCKYKENTSPRYIVIACEGDWPVHYEEGRIVTVV from the coding sequence ATGAGGCCTTTAGAAGGTGCCTGTTgtttcctgctcctgatgctggTGGCTGAATGGCTGCCCGGGTCTTCCTGTGCTGACAATCCCCGCTACAAGAAGTTCCTGACCCAGCACCGGGACGATCCCAAGAGCAATATCAAGGGCCCGTACTGTGAAGGCATGATGAGCAAACGCGGCCTCACCAAGCCCCAGTGCAAGCAAGTGAACACCTTCATCCACGGCTCCACAAAGGCGATCCGGGCCGTCTGTGGCAAAGGGGGGGTTCCCGATGGGAAGCTGCGGCGCAGCAAGCAGCACTTCAAGGTCACCACCTGCACCCTTAAGGGCGGCTCGCCCCGCCCGCCCTGCAAATACAAAGAAAACACCTCGCCCAGGTACATCGTCATTGCCTGCGAAGGGGACTGGCCCGTCCACTATGAAGAGGGCCGGATCGTGACCGTCGTCTGA
- the LOC130489341 gene encoding angiogenin-like — translation MRPSEGACCFLLLLLVAELLPGSSCADNPRYENFLNQHRDDPKSSFHGRYCDSLMSRRGLTRPLCKELNTFIHGSKRQIRAVCGQGGVPDGQLRRSLQPFRVTSCTLKGGSTRPPCEYKENTSPRYIVIGCEDGWPVHYDESRIVTTV, via the coding sequence ATGAGGCCTTCAGAAGGCGCCTGTtgtttcctcctcctgttgctgGTGGCTGAATTGCTGCCTGGGTCCTCCTGTGCTGACAATCCCCGCTATGAGAACTTCCTGAACCAGCACCGGGACGATCCCAAGAGCAGCTTCCACGGCCGGTACTGTGACAGCCTGATGAGCCGCCGCGGCCTCACCAGACCCCTGTGCAAGGAACTGAACACCTTCATCCATGGCTCCAAGAGGCAGATCCGGGCAGTGTGTGGCCAAGGAGGGGTTCCCGACGGGCAGCTGCGACGTAGCCTGCAGCCCTTCAGGGTCACCAGCTGCACCCTCAAGGGCGGCTCAACCCGCCCGCCGTGCGAATACAAAGAGAACACCTCGCCCAGGTACATCGTCATTGGCTGTGAAGATGGCTGGCCTGTCCACTATGACGAGAGCAGGATAGTGACCACTGTCTGA